The nucleotide sequence CGCCACCTCGCCCGGGTTCAGGATCGGCGTGCCGGTGTCCATCCCGAAGACGCCGATGTTGGTGATCGTGATGGTGCCCTGGCTCATGTCCGACGGGCTCGTCTTGCCGTCGCGCGCCGTGAGGGTGAGCTGCTCGAGCGCGCGGGCGAGCTCCAGCAGCGACATGGCCTGCGCCTCCTTGACGTTCGGCACCACGAGTCCGCGCGGCGTCGCGGCGGCGACGCCGAGGTTCACGTAGTGGCGGACGATGATCTCCTGGTCGGTCCACGAGGAGTTGACGGTGGGATTCCGTCGGACGGCCCAGATCATCGCCTTCGCCATGATGAGCAGCGGCGAGACCTTGACGCCCGCGAAGTCGGTGGACGCCTTGAGGCGCTTGACGAACTCCATCGTGCGGGTGGCGTCGACATCGACGAACAGGCTCACGTGCGGCGCCTGGAACGCGCTCTGCACCATGGCCGCGGCGATGACCTTGCGGACGCCCTTCACGGGGATCCGGTCCTCGCGCGCATCCGGCCACTCGGGCGTCTCGATGTTCTTGAAGACGCTCGCCTGCTGCGCGGTGCGGATGACGTCCTCGCGCGTGATCTCGCCGACGAGCCCGGTGGCCTCGACCTCCGCCAGGTCGACCTCGAGGTCCTTCGCGAGCTTGCGGATGGGGGGCTTGGCGATGATCGGCACGGCGGACGCGGCGGGCACCGAGTCGGGTCGCGGGGCGCGGGCGACCGGGGCGCCGGCCTGCGCGCCGGGGCGCACGGCATGGCGGGCGGCCGGAGCGGCGTCGCCCGGCTCGGCGCGACGGCGTCGGCTCGCGACCTTGCCCACCGTGCCGTAGCCCACGAGCACGGCGCCGGAGGTCTCCTCGGGCGCGGGCGCGGGGGCCGGCTCGCGGTTCTCGATGGCCGTGTCGTCCTGGATCACGGTCTCGCCCGGCAGCGCCATCTGGGCGGGCGTCTCGGCCGGCGCGGACAGGCTCGGCGAGCCCTGCGCGATCGCGATGATGGGGGTGCCCACCTCGACCGTCTGGCCCTCCTGCACGAGCAGGCCGGAGACGGTGCCCTCGAACGGGCTGGGCAGCTCGACGAGCGACTTCGCGGTCTCGATCTCGACGATCACCTGGTTGAGCGCCACCTGGTCGCCCGGCTGCACGCGCCACGAGACGATCTCGGCGTCGATGAGGCCCTCGCCCACGTCGGGCAGGGTGAACTCGGAATCAGCCATCGTGCGGTCCTCTTCTCCGTGCCGCGGGGGCGGCGGGCGTCTAGTAGGCGAGCGAGCGGTCGACGGCCTCGAGGATGCGGTCGGCATCCGGGAGGTAGAGCGTCTCGAGCTTCGCGGGAGGGAACGGGGCGTCGAATCCGGAGACCCGGATCACCGGCGCCTCGAGCGAGTAGAACGCGCGCTCGGTGACGGTCGCCGCGATCTCGGAGCCGACCGACACGTGGCCGGGCGCCTCCTGCGCGACGACCAGGCGGCCGGTGCGCTGGACGGACTCGAGGATGGGGCCGTAGTCGACGGGCGACAGCGAGCGCAGGTCGACGACCTCGACGCTCGTTCCCTCCTCGGCCGCGAGCTCGGCGGCCTGGAGGAGCATCGCGACCATGGCGCCGTGCCCGACGAGCGTGACATCGGTGCCGGAGCGGACGACCCGGCTCTCGTGCAGGCCGATCCCGGGAGCGGAGAAGTCCACATCGCCCTTCGGCCGGTAGCGCGCCTTGGGCTCGAAGAACATGACCGGGTCGTCCGACTTGATGGCCTCCTGGATCATCCAGTAGGCGTCGTGCGGGGTGCTCGGGCTCACGACGCGGAGGCCGGGCGTGTGCGCGAAGTACGCCTCGGGGCTCTCCTGGTGGTGCTCGATGGCGCCGATGTGGCCGCCGTAGGGCACGCGGATCACGACGGGCATGCGCATGGCACCCTCGTGCCTGTTGGTGATCTTGGCGAGCTGGCTCGTGATCTGGTCGAAGGCCGGGTAGATGAAGCCGTCGAACTGGATCTCGCACACAGGCCGGTAGCCGCGCATCGCGAGGCCGATGGCCGTGCCGACGATGCCGGACTCGGCGAGCGGGGTGTCGATGACGCGGCGGTCGCCGAAGTCCCGCTGCAGGTGCTCGGTGATGCGGAAGACGCCGCCGAGCGGGCCGATGTCCTCGCCCATGAGCAGGACCTTGTCGTCCTCCTCGAGCGCGCGGCGGAGGCCCGCGTTGAGGGCCTTGGCCATGGGCATGCTCTCGATGCCGGCGGGGGCTCCGGTGCCGCTCGTCGCGGCGTCGTCGGATCCGGCGGGGGAGGCCGCGCGGTCGATGGTGTCGGTCATCGGTTCCCCTCCAGGGAGGCCTCGTAGCGCTCGAGCCACTCGCGCTGCTCCGTCGTGACAGGGTGCGGCTCCGAGTAGACGTGGTCGAAGATGCCGGGCAGCGCCGGGCTCGTCAGCTCGATGGTGCGGCGGCGGACGTCGGCAGCCAGGTCCTTGGCCTCCTCGTCGATCCCGTCGAAGAGCGACTGCGGCGCGCCCTGCGCCCGGAGGTACGCCTCGAGCCGGGCGATCGGGTCCTTCGCGACCCAGCCCTGCAGCTCGTCGTCGGTGCGGTACTTCGTGGGGTCGTCGCTCGAGGTGTGGGCGCCGACGCGGTAGGTGAGCGCCTCGATGAAGGAGGGGCCGCCGCCGTTGCGCGCGTCGTCGAGGTGCTTGGCCGTGACCGCGTAGCTCGCGAAGACGTCGTTGCCGTCGACCTGCGTGCTCGGCACGCCGAAGCCGCGCGAGCGGAGGTAGAGCGGCGTCCGCGACTGCGTGCTGACGGGGACCGAGATCGCCCAGTGGTTGTTCTGCAGGAAGAAGACCTGCGGGGTCCGGAAGCTCGCGGCGAAGACGAACGCCTCGCTCACGTCGCCCTGGCTGGTGGCGCCGTCGCCGTAGTAGGCGATCACGGCGGTGTCGCGGTCGGGATCCCCGGTGGCGACGTCGCCGTCGAACGCGACGCCCATCGCGTAGCCCGTGGCGTGCAGCGCCTGCGACCCGATGACCAGCGTGTAGAGGTGGAAGTTCGCCACCGCCGGATCCCAGCCGCCGTGCGTGACGCCGCGCATGAGGCGCACGATGTCGACGGGGTCGATGCCGCGGATGAGCGCGACGCCGTGCTCGCGGTAGGCGGGGAACACGTGGTCCTGCGGGCGCGTGGCCCGACCGGATCCCACCTGCGCCGCCTCCTGCCCGGTGCTCGGCGCCCAGAGGCCGAGGTGGCCCTGGCGCTGGAGGTTCGTGGCCTCGAGGTCGAACGCCCGCGTGAGGCGCATGTCGCGGAGGAAGCCGCGGTGGTCGTCCTCCGTGAGTCGCTCGAAGTACGGGAGGAACTCCTCGGCGGAGTCGCTCGGTGCGAGCTCGCCCGCGGGGGTCAGGAGCTGGACCGTCACATCGCTTTCCGGCATCGTCCCAACCTACCGGCGCGCCGGGTGGCCCTCCGGCAGCCCCCGGACAATTCCCGCCGACGCGTTCAGTAGCTTCCGGACAGAGGCCGGCTCGCCGATGGTGACGCGGATCCCCTCGCCCGCGAACGCGCGCACCACGAGCCCGGCGGCCGCGAGCTGCGCCTCCACCTCGGCGGTCTCGGCGCCCGTGGCCAGCCAGACGAAGTTGCCGTGGGGTCGCGGGACCGCCCAGCCCTGCTCGGTGAGCGCGCGCCAGGCCTCGTCGCGGTCGCGCGCGAGGACGGCCACGCGCTCCAGGAGCTCGTCCTCGTGCTCGAGCGATGCCAGCGCCGCGTGCT is from Clavibacter sp. A6099 and encodes:
- a CDS encoding dihydrolipoamide acetyltransferase family protein, coding for MADSEFTLPDVGEGLIDAEIVSWRVQPGDQVALNQVIVEIETAKSLVELPSPFEGTVSGLLVQEGQTVEVGTPIIAIAQGSPSLSAPAETPAQMALPGETVIQDDTAIENREPAPAPAPEETSGAVLVGYGTVGKVASRRRRAEPGDAAPAARHAVRPGAQAGAPVARAPRPDSVPAASAVPIIAKPPIRKLAKDLEVDLAEVEATGLVGEITREDVIRTAQQASVFKNIETPEWPDAREDRIPVKGVRKVIAAAMVQSAFQAPHVSLFVDVDATRTMEFVKRLKASTDFAGVKVSPLLIMAKAMIWAVRRNPTVNSSWTDQEIIVRHYVNLGVAAATPRGLVVPNVKEAQAMSLLELARALEQLTLTARDGKTSPSDMSQGTITITNIGVFGMDTGTPILNPGEVAIVALGTIKQKPWVVDGEVRPRFVTTIGASFDHRVVDGDVASRFLADVASIIEEPALLLE
- a CDS encoding alpha-ketoacid dehydrogenase subunit beta — translated: MPMAKALNAGLRRALEEDDKVLLMGEDIGPLGGVFRITEHLQRDFGDRRVIDTPLAESGIVGTAIGLAMRGYRPVCEIQFDGFIYPAFDQITSQLAKITNRHEGAMRMPVVIRVPYGGHIGAIEHHQESPEAYFAHTPGLRVVSPSTPHDAYWMIQEAIKSDDPVMFFEPKARYRPKGDVDFSAPGIGLHESRVVRSGTDVTLVGHGAMVAMLLQAAELAAEEGTSVEVVDLRSLSPVDYGPILESVQRTGRLVVAQEAPGHVSVGSEIAATVTERAFYSLEAPVIRVSGFDAPFPPAKLETLYLPDADRILEAVDRSLAY
- a CDS encoding thiamine pyrophosphate-dependent dehydrogenase E1 component subunit alpha produces the protein MPESDVTVQLLTPAGELAPSDSAEEFLPYFERLTEDDHRGFLRDMRLTRAFDLEATNLQRQGHLGLWAPSTGQEAAQVGSGRATRPQDHVFPAYREHGVALIRGIDPVDIVRLMRGVTHGGWDPAVANFHLYTLVIGSQALHATGYAMGVAFDGDVATGDPDRDTAVIAYYGDGATSQGDVSEAFVFAASFRTPQVFFLQNNHWAISVPVSTQSRTPLYLRSRGFGVPSTQVDGNDVFASYAVTAKHLDDARNGGGPSFIEALTYRVGAHTSSDDPTKYRTDDELQGWVAKDPIARLEAYLRAQGAPQSLFDGIDEEAKDLAADVRRRTIELTSPALPGIFDHVYSEPHPVTTEQREWLERYEASLEGNR